A genomic window from Alkalihalobacillus sp. AL-G includes:
- the odhB gene encoding 2-oxoglutarate dehydrogenase complex dihydrolipoyllysine-residue succinyltransferase gives MIEIKVPELAESISEGTIAEWLVSVGEQVNKGDYIVELETDKVNVQVSAENDGVIHELLKEPGDTVEVGEVIATINENAGEEASGGGEQQIQERSQSESKREKEEKSEEITTTKTAFKEEQNETNRPIASPAARKLARELGVDLTQVKASDPLGRVRSEDVKGHANQSRADKADKPQSIDKKTSSEQKSKKSDVKTDKPVERVKMSRRRQTIAKRLVEVQHTAAMLTTYNEVDMTAINDIRKRRKEKFLEQNDVKLGYMSFFTKAVVGALKKFPRLNAEIQGDEILLKRFYDIGIAVGAEEGLVVPVVRNADQLSFAEIERNIKSLSKKVQSKKLTIEDLQGGTFTITNGGIFGSLMSSPILNAPQVGILGMHKIQWRPIAIDDERMENRPMMYIALSYDHRIVDGSEAVSFLVRIKELLEDPESLLLEG, from the coding sequence GTGATTGAGATCAAAGTACCGGAACTCGCAGAATCCATTTCAGAAGGAACCATAGCAGAATGGTTAGTCTCTGTAGGGGAACAGGTCAATAAAGGTGATTACATCGTGGAACTAGAAACCGACAAAGTAAATGTTCAAGTCAGTGCCGAAAACGATGGCGTAATACATGAATTATTAAAAGAGCCTGGTGATACAGTGGAAGTAGGCGAAGTGATTGCAACGATTAATGAGAACGCGGGTGAAGAAGCATCTGGTGGGGGAGAACAACAAATCCAAGAGCGGTCACAAAGTGAATCCAAACGTGAAAAAGAAGAGAAGTCAGAGGAAATCACGACCACAAAAACTGCTTTTAAAGAAGAACAAAACGAAACTAACCGTCCAATTGCTTCACCAGCTGCAAGAAAATTAGCAAGAGAGCTAGGCGTAGATTTGACTCAAGTTAAAGCAAGTGATCCATTAGGAAGAGTTAGATCTGAGGATGTAAAGGGACATGCAAATCAATCACGGGCAGATAAAGCTGATAAACCACAATCCATTGATAAAAAAACGAGCAGTGAACAGAAATCAAAGAAGTCCGACGTTAAAACAGATAAACCAGTAGAACGAGTCAAAATGTCACGGCGTCGACAAACAATCGCCAAAAGGCTTGTTGAGGTTCAGCATACAGCAGCGATGCTGACAACATACAATGAAGTGGACATGACCGCAATCAATGATATTCGGAAACGTCGTAAAGAAAAGTTTCTGGAACAAAACGATGTAAAACTTGGCTACATGTCATTCTTCACAAAAGCGGTAGTAGGGGCATTAAAAAAGTTCCCGAGATTAAATGCGGAAATTCAAGGAGACGAGATACTGCTTAAAAGGTTTTATGATATCGGAATTGCAGTCGGTGCAGAAGAAGGGCTCGTGGTCCCTGTTGTTCGAAATGCAGATCAGCTGAGCTTTGCAGAGATTGAACGGAATATAAAATCTCTATCGAAAAAAGTTCAGTCAAAAAAACTTACCATTGAAGATTTGCAAGGTGGAACATTTACGATTACGAACGGTGGCATCTTTGGCTCACTGATGTCCTCACCGATACTTAATGCGCCGCAGGTCGGGATACTCGGCATGCACAAAATCCAGTGGCGTCCAATAGCCATAGACGACGAAAGAATGGAAAACCGACCGATGATGTATATCGCCCTTTCTTATGATCATAGAATTGTCGATGGAAGCGAAGCCGTCAGCTTTCTCGTTAGGATAAAAGAGTTATTAGAGGATCCAGAATCATTGTTACTGGAAGGGTAA
- a CDS encoding DUF2332 domain-containing protein, translating into MDINKLSERFNNFAVIECKGSSPLYEALSLQIAIDTDMLRLSSYASEGQPVPNLFLGAVHYLLHKDKNHPLHEFYPSLVNEPKKPEGAFTEFKDFCEHNRKEIIQILQNKSVQTNEVRRCAYLYPVFCHIYKKIGTPLSLIEIGTSAGLQLMWDQYSYSYGDDKVYGNKDSFLHLTASLREGTTPQMLTNSPPVHSRLGLDLNIVDLNHEEEYLWLKALIWPEHKERLEIFQKAAVQIQHTPPTLVEGDGVELLTKYAEEVSSDSTICIFHTHVANQFPDRLKQKLFNQVKEIGEKRDIFHIYNNMRDRKLHLDYYIKGNEQNEVIGDTDGHGRWFDWNIAMSQEV; encoded by the coding sequence ATGGATATAAATAAGCTATCTGAAAGGTTTAATAACTTTGCGGTTATAGAGTGTAAAGGTTCAAGCCCTTTGTATGAGGCCTTGTCTTTACAAATTGCTATAGATACCGACATGCTCAGGTTAAGCTCATATGCTTCAGAAGGTCAACCAGTTCCAAACTTGTTTTTAGGTGCTGTGCATTATTTATTACATAAAGATAAGAATCATCCTTTGCATGAATTCTATCCTAGTTTAGTGAATGAACCAAAAAAACCAGAGGGTGCCTTTACAGAATTTAAGGACTTTTGCGAGCATAATCGAAAGGAAATCATACAAATTCTTCAAAACAAATCGGTGCAAACCAATGAGGTAAGACGGTGTGCATATCTTTACCCGGTTTTTTGCCACATCTATAAGAAGATAGGAACACCTTTATCATTAATAGAAATTGGGACGAGCGCTGGACTCCAATTGATGTGGGATCAGTATTCCTACTCGTATGGAGACGATAAGGTGTACGGAAATAAGGACTCATTCCTACATTTAACCGCTTCTCTTAGAGAAGGTACTACTCCACAAATGCTTACTAATAGCCCTCCTGTCCATTCTCGTTTGGGGCTGGATCTAAACATAGTTGACTTGAACCATGAAGAGGAGTATTTATGGCTAAAAGCATTAATTTGGCCAGAACATAAAGAGAGATTAGAAATATTTCAAAAAGCTGCAGTACAAATTCAGCATACACCGCCAACCCTCGTGGAAGGGGATGGAGTGGAATTATTAACGAAATATGCAGAAGAAGTATCGAGTGATAGTACAATCTGTATTTTTCATACCCATGTTGCCAATCAATTTCCGGATAGGTTAAAGCAAAAATTATTCAATCAAGTGAAGGAGATTGGAGAGAAAAGAGATATCTTCCATATATACAACAATATGCGCGACCGAAAACTCCACCTGGATTATTACATCAAAGGTAACGAACAAAATGAAGTGATCGGGGACACCGATGGCCATGGGAGATGGTTCGATTGGAATATAGCAATGAGTCAAGAGGTATAA